A single region of the Bradysia coprophila strain Holo2 unplaced genomic scaffold, BU_Bcop_v1 contig_235, whole genome shotgun sequence genome encodes:
- the LOC119077404 gene encoding uncharacterized protein LOC119077404 gives MTEIAEKIESIRNMKTDLNSIKLMSQKRADKMLQHLADFRSRICNEMSQIESTYQIGRNCKQKEKRKSDRKENATLRSDYNESEDYTQMSEILSKWENYSLMGTDLSANVSSVHDGSNVSQNNEKISSSVDTLDSTSTTDKVNILFSKQLPHTTPDSLPTAIEVKSDTSPTPSHQVKRELEILQDETNPLSKDKIDKLTKKLKEIQTQNKELQNVNENIQNLLLKLGDLKYADAADAETADKLDTVKKESQMSSDDSCQISEIIPETIMKTESSQQFTRSFKITNTTRNNMLTKINVAKLVINRLRSCGDIVDQEHKYKVRVRQAEQSITLKAHYNKPQ, from the exons ATGACCGAAATAGCAGAAAAAATCGAATCCATCCGGAACATGAAAACCGATctcaattcaatcaaattaatgTCCCAGAAAAGGGCCGACAAAATGTTGCAACATTTGGCCGATTTTCGAAGCCGAATTTGTAACGAAATGTCGCAAATTGAAAGTACTTACCAAATCGGTAGGAACTGTaagcaaaaagaaaagagaaaatcGGATCGAAAAGAGAATGCGACGTTACGCTCAGACTACAATGAGTCTGAAGATTACACGCAAATGAGtgaaattttatcgaaatggGAAAACTATTCTTTGATGGGAACAGATCTGTCAGCGAACGTTTCAAGCGTGCACGACGGTTCCAACGTTTCTCagaacaacgaaaaaataagTTCTTCGGTTGACACGTTGGATTCCACTTCAACTACCGACAAAGTGAATATTCTGTTCTCAAAGCAATTGCCTCATACTACACCGGATTCGCTACCGACTGCAATCGAAGTGAAAAGTGACACTTCACCCACCCCATCCCATCAAGTAAAGCGTGAACTGGAAATTCTTCAAGACGAAACCAATCCTTTGAGCAAAGACAAAATCGAtaaactgacaaaaaaattgaaggaaattCAAACGCAGAACAAGGAGCTACAAAATGTTAACGAAAACATTCAGAATTTGTTGCTAAAATTGGGAGATTTAAAGTACGCCGATGCCGCAGATGCCGAAACAGCGGACAAACTGGATACAGTTAAAAAGGAGTCTCAGATGTCGTCagatgacagctgccaaatttCTGAGATCATCCCTGAAACAATCATGAAAACGGAAAGCAGTCAACAATTTACCAGATCTTTTAAGATAACAA ACACAACTCGGAACAATATGCTTACCAAAATCAATGTCGCCAAATTGGTCATTAACAGGCTCCGTAGCTGTGGCGATATCGTTGACCAAGAGCATAAATACAAAGTTCGCGTGAGACAAGCCGAACAAAGTATCACATTGAAGGCTCATTATAACAAGCCGCAATAG
- the LOC119077395 gene encoding 1,4-beta-mannosyl-N-acetylglucosamine phosphorylase-like → MFLRVAGFSIVLYFAVLTSCYAASSGSPKQETDESWLMSPFQKQNEANPILGPVATTEFLCPIQGGTVAWEAKDIFNPTALVKDGKIHLLYRAEDVDGEYLGTSRIGLATSDDGVTFVRETKPIFYPDNDSVKNYEWEGGCEDPRIVESESGEYVMTYTGYNGSLAILMVATTKDLRTWTKYGPVFRNTRDFAELWSKSGSIVTVQKDGKFVAEKIDDKYWMYWGDTDLYLATSNDLVDWTPITNADGNLTKIVEPREGLFDSELVEPGPQAFIRDDGILLIYNSKNKKGDEGGDPTLPEGTYAAGQLLFDKTNPQKVLKRSAGYFMKPEEEYEIVGQVGNVVFLEGLVCYKGTWFIYYGTADSKIAVATRKDEYCSGSIMVRVSGSALILAVALWVSRLVL, encoded by the exons ATGTTTCTCCGAGTAGCAG GTTTCAGCATTGTCTTATATTTTGCTGTGCTGACTTCATGCTATGCAGCAAGTTCAG GCAGCCCAAAACAAGAAACCGACGAAAGTTGGCTGATGTCCCCATTCCAGAAACAAAACGAGGCCAACCCGATATTGGGACCAGTAGCAACAACCGAATTTCTGTGTCCCATTCAAGGTGGTACGGTTGCCTGGGAGGCAAAAGACATTTTCAATCCGACCGCTTTGGTGAAAGATGGAAAAATCCATTTGCTCTATCGTGCCGAGGATGTGGACGGTGAATACTTGGGAACGTCTCGGATCGGTCTAGCAACTAGTGACGATGGTGTCACGTTTGTGAGAGAAACGAAACCGATTTTTTATCCCGACAATGATTCCGTTAAGAATTACGAATGGGAAGGGGGTTGTGAAGATCCACGGATTGTCGAAAGTGAAAGTGGTGAATATGTCATGACGTACACTGGATACAATGGATCACTAGCTATACTCATGGTCGCGACGACAAAAGATTTACGAACATGGACGAAATACGGTCCAGTGTTTCGAAATACTCGAGATTTTGCAGAGCTCTGGTCCAAATCGGGATCCATTGTAACCGTTCAGAAAGACGGCAAATTTGTCGCCGAGAAAATAGACGACAAATATTGGATGTACTGGGGTGACACCGATCTATATTTGGCGACTTCAAACGATCTCGTCGATTGGACGCCAATAACGAATGCGGACGGTAATctaacaaaaattgttgagCCACGGGAAGGTTTATTCGACAGCGAACTGGTGGAACCCGGTCCACAAGCATTTATCCGCGACGATGGCATTTTACTCATCTACAACAGCAAAAACAAGAAAGGTGACGAAGGCGGCGATCCCACTTTACCGGAAGGGACATATGCGGCTGGTCAGCTACTGTTCGATAAAACCAATCCGCAAAAAGTCTTGAAACGTTCGGCCGGTTATTTCATGAAACCCGAGGAGGAATACGAAATTGTCGGACAGGTTGGAAATGTTGTTTTTCTGGAGGGTTTGGTGTGTTACAAGGGAACGTGGTTCATATATTACGGTACCGCCGATTCGAAAATTGCCGTTGCGACCAGGAAAGACGAATATTGTTCGGGTTCGATAATGGTGAGAGTTAGTGGAAGTGCCTTGATTTTGGCGGTGGCATTGTGGGTGAGTCGTCTGGTTTTATAG